A window of Salvia splendens isolate huo1 chromosome 8, SspV2, whole genome shotgun sequence genomic DNA:
TTTGGACCCTCTCATCAACAGATCTCCTTTCTGCTGCAACCATTGCTTCTCTCTGTTCTGCGCTCGAGTAAAAGAATCCTgcatttacttcactgataatATATGGTCAATCTTACAGATCAGATCACAGATATCACAAGAactaactaagaaagcaaaaaaACAGAAGGCACAACACACAAAAGTTACCTTTTTTCGTACTCTAGTGATACGTTACAAGTCAAAATGTAACAGTTCTCTGCTCGACGTTTCATATCTGGATGCCTTGAGCCATGGTCAAGAACAAGGCCTTCAACCTAGACAGTGGTAAGAAAATGAGTACGATCACATCAGTGATAAGTAAAAATACAGACATCACTATGCAATATGACACATCAACCAACAGACACAAGCTCAAGCAAACAAATATCCCAGAACACAACCATTGAAGCAGACATAACTTTAACTAGAGCAATTGTATATGACAAGGGACAGACAATATTCCTAAAGGATACTCTTTAAAAGCAATGTTTACACATATAAGTAACAAAATCATATTCAACACTTGATTGCAAGCTTCAAAAGAGTAATATGTCATTTAAGTAACATACCAAACGAGTATCTACATCAAACTTGTGGCGCATGTGCATTATCTCAACCATAAAAAGATCAATAGGCTCTTCAGGCTTGCGGATGCAGAGAACCTGCAACATCACGAGAACATCTTGAAATTCGAAAAGAAGGCAAGTGGCTATTTACTTTAGGTGTATAATTGCATATGAGCTACTTTCAAACATCAACGTTGCCTATGAAACTAGGAtgtgaaaataaattagaatttaAGAACTTACAGCATTTACTACAATGTCAGTTAGTTGGTCAGCCAGTGACTCGTATAACTGCACGAAAACAAACAGGTATACGGAGTGTAAGTATACTATTTAATAGTTATAAACATTACTCACAAATAGAGAGGCTGAGGAAAACCTTTGTCCTTAGTGCTGTTCTTGCCACCATCTTGAGTATCTCTTTATCAGGTTCATCACCCATCACTACAGGAGTCTTGAACTTTTCAAGAAACTGGAGTGTTGCTCTTTTAGCTATTTCAAATCCATCAACAAGAACACGTGGATGCATTCCTACAATAGGATTGCTCAAGTTTCAGAATTACCATTCATTTTCACTATGTAAAAATTGCAACTGGTTTAAACATATCGTGAAATGTAGCATTTTCTCCACAAGCCCGAACCATATTAACATAAAGACTCCAGGATGTACAAATAGCCAGACAAGTGCACATAAATTTGCAATTTTATGCAAATAGCATTAAATACCATCATTAATAAAGAAACTTTTATGCAGTGAAGGGATCAAAGAAGGTTATCGCATACGCCATAAAAGGCTTCCTATTACACTAACACTAGTACTCTTTCTGGAAGGAACTAAATACTTCACTCTCCATCTCTCAAAGGTAATTACATTAGATAATCAGCGCAATGCCCAACACTAACAATATTGGGAAAAAAAAGTATCTATAACCCCATGAGAAGGAGTTATAGCCTGATATCTTAAGAAAGTTAATTCAGCTTACCTTCATCTATGTATCGCTCTGACTGTTTCATGAGCTCACCAATAAAGATAACAGTAGAAGTGGTACCATCTCCGCTTGTTTCATCTTGTGCAACAGCAGTCCGTGCAATCATTATGGCTGTAGGGCTTTGTATTTGCTGCGGAAAAAAAAAGATCCATACTTTAAGAATGAAACAGTAGATATACATTGGCATATTCACTTTGCTGCTAAAATTTCCAGCTTGAATACAAGTAATAAATCTCAGAAATTTTGTAAACTAAATGTTCATTCAATCGTTCGCAAGATAAGTGTGCCTTTCTTTCACTTGAGTATGTCATCTACCATTATAGCAATCCAAGTCTATTCTGATAATTTCCTCTCCCAGTAATATAGAGTACACTATGCTCAACCCTTACATCCAAAGGCCCTAACTCTCAACTGATGACAAACTTAAATTGATCCATGGAAAGAATATAACAACACCACTGCCATAATATGTTCTAACACACACTTCCCACAGaatataaattatagtagtacgTCAATACCagtagtatatatataaaaatctcAACAGTTAGTCTATTATGCAATTATTACACAAATATCAAATCAGATGCGTATATCTACATTCAATCAATAACTCCGAAAATACACACTTGATACGCCAAATGTAAAAAAACAAAGGTGCGAAACCAACCATCTCCTTCAATAGAGTGTTTCCATCCTTAGTGAGCTTAATATCTCCAGCTCCACCAACAAGCCTGCAAATACCAAAATCAAATCACCAAATGCAAATTACCAACAACACACCCCCAAAAATGTAAGcataaaacacacacacgcCCGAGGAGAGTGAATAGCTACATTTTAATAGTTCCTTTCGGGCCGAGATTGCTTTTGAGCACATCCTGGAGGCCTTTTGCGGCATTGATGTTCATGTGAAGCGCATGAGACTTGTTCAGCACCTCAGCGTTCGGATTCAACACCTTCAACGACATCGTTGCGGTCTCGCACTCACCGAGAAACCGATAGCGAGAAAGAGCTGCAGTGATGCCGAAATGTTGAGCTAGATCGGAGGTTCGAGTAGGAgttagagagagggagaaagagaagAGAAGGGTTTTAAATCCTGGACCCGGGCCGGCGCTCTCAGCTGCGACTTAGACGGGCCGGGCCGTTTTAAATGGGTATGCATTTCTACAACGAAGCCCAGCATTTTTATTCAATTGTGGGTCAGAAATTTGGAATTGGATGGCCCAACGGGCATAACCCAAATTCACATACTTGAGTTTTTAATTGGTTATAAAAATGAGTTAAACTAGTTTATATGATAGTAATATTACATAGAAAAATAGGATCGAAGTAACTAGAAAGATTGTCATAATCACCTTCTTCTAGAAAGATCTTCTAAATACGATTAACTTATGGGTTTGAAATCATTAACTATATACTACGTTTCAAAACATCAAGGGATAAGGAAATATCCATGATCTAAATGACTGAAATCGAACTGAAATATTAAATTCAGTTCTGATTTTAGAATTTTCTAATTAGATCGGATTTTTTTATCTtcaaaattttggatttttcgGTCCATTTCGAACTGGTTTATTTAAACAGAAAATATCTGAAAATctgaattattttattaaatatttttatttattttggattttcatttttttaagttttcaattttttgaattttttggtttGGTTCGGATTTAGTTTTAATAATTTGGATTTTCAGATTGTAATCATTCGGGTAGGTTAGAAtttatattatttcaaaatttagatTTTCAAATAAGTTTCGATTGGGGGAAAAATGTTCGCCCTAGTACTGTATTAATGAGTATTTGCATgccaattttaatattttgccAAATTCTGATTATGCATATCATCGTTAAAATTTGCATGTATATTAATTAGTACctatgtcacgcccgcatttcctaaggataggaagtacggtggaccgcgactaggggaggaataaagaagcggggaagaaaggggagaacaagaatacttgacccgaaaacgtttaattagaggaagttcacttcaaaacaatgtactgtagcgacatttctaaagttaaagtaaacagagtttaaatgaaaacattgtatcggattacaaagcagcggaacagaccaagagatagataatgccgggtatgacgacacgacaccatccaaaaggcaaagtaaaaacacaattttgactttaattgctcaacatccgtcatccccatcgtcgctcaacctgcacattaagaaaacaacatgcagggctgagtacttattgcactcagtggacacacgctaaaatcatagtttgtcatgccataacagtgtaaccttggggttttaagtgtaaagaaaataacccaagtacactaaaacatatttcataaattcgactgcgcagtcattttcagatattgccacccttattcccaccatcatacactatctgatccaacgggtgacaaggggcgtggccacaccccaggtcaactagaccggccaacttgctctcagatggctcccgatctcgtgtacactagcctgagggttcgcagcccaacagacccgaattcgattaaacatatgtggtaaaccacttcagataggtttcaaaacaaaacagttggcaagacaaacagttcatctccataaacatttccggaacagcgtccgtattaaagataacccacacaatagtagggtagaaaagcccacctcaattgcttagcttttaaatagttcccttcttcaaccacaatttcctcgtaaaagatcacccttttgaaagataaataaatatcataattagagtcaggaaagacgaggtttaaacgacaatgcatgattcctacgtggatgacttcaacatctagcacgttacacgtacacacacttaacaacatcttataagtcaatcacacaaaatcacacgtccgaaacacaccacgcacgcacccgacacgcataccacgcacccacgacgcgcacacgacacacacctGAAACACTCGTACTCCCGGTATACCCTccttgtgcaaacggctcacttggctcggaaaaggttcggaaaaggctcggtgtctcggcctggctcggcacctcggccgaccgtctcggccgcctggctcggcacctcggccgaccgtctcggccgcctggctcggcacatgtctcggcgtctggctcggccctggctcggcacccgtctcggcacctctctcggcactggctcggcacctgtctcggcatctggcttggcatctggctcggcgcccgtctcggcacctctctcggcactggctcggcacctgtctcggcatctggctcggcatctggctcggcgtctcggccgctggcccgatcaagtgcacaccagttttcccccaaccaacgattctcaaaccttatacgacattcacaacacacattctacatcccaaaacacacccgaaaacatgagatcaaccctccaaaactctccacaacaccaccctaggccaaaccctaaaactctcggccaacacacacaaaacactCGAACCAAACgttgattcctccgagccatcccttggccaaacacacccacatacatcataatatcaaaacacccagattcacacccattgcacaaaaacacatcacccagaaacgtacatctcgcagaactgcgcagtttacttacaaaaatcattataaaatcatccgacgtccaatgaagctgaaatttacacaccacacagaagacacacccaagtttacacagttaaaatttcgtaccaaaaggagatcgtttgatcagtcaaaaaggggtcggaacccactgtcagtcaccACCGAAAACATACTCAACATAAACACATgatcacaaaacctattcagcatttaaaacattcaaaacgtcctaaatGCATGTGGTTCGGGTATGGAAATAGGGTTTTGGACTACCTTCTCGAAGAGTTCAAATGTAGTTCGAAAGCCTTCCCTACTCCGACTCCAAATCGGTACGCGAGAGTGTGATACCTTGATGAATTCAAGAAATCAATGAGAGGGAGTGAGTGGGGGaaaggtgagaaccgagagggaggaagagagagagagaccttaccggtgttgagaacAAAAGCGAGAGGGAGATGAGAGAAACCGATGAGTGATTGGAAAGGAGATAATGTATCGGTTATGTGGgagtggggaggttgagaaaataGTGGGGTGAGGGGGAGGGGTTTCGAAAATAGGGAGAGAGaggtttaatttgttaattaggattttaattcatagcttaattaattatttcaattacatgTTGCTTaggtaaataaaatcatatccacaacaagatattcacaaaaagaaACATCCcttaataaaaacaatattcaaaatatttttttttttcggatattacattcctcccaccttaaaaaaaattttgtcccgaaatttgcctagatcactcaaacagctctggaaacttctctcccatcttatcttctaattcccatgttgcttcttcgactccatgattcctccatcgtactttcaccgaaacaattgacttattcctcaattcttgcacccttcgatccaaaatggcctcgggcttctcctcataacttagatcgggatttaggaccatcatctcttcttggtgaactatgtgtgcggggtcaaacacatacttcctcaattgtgacacatggaagacatTGTGCACCttcccaaagcttggtggtagggccaatctgtatgctaccgcgccgactctatccaaaatctcatacggtccgataaatcggggtctcagctttcctttcactccaaatcGAGTTATTCCTTTAGAAGGGGCAACTTTCAGAAAAACTTTCTCTCCAGATTCGAATTGTAGATCGGTCCTCCGAGCATCGGcgtatgatttctgtcgatcctgcgcctccttgatcctcccacggatttgtcgaacaatctctatcatctcttctacagagtctggtccgagaattcttctctcacccacttcatcccaataaagtggcgatctacacttctttccatacaatgcctcatatggagccatcttgatagtcgcttggtaactattattgtacgcgaactcaaccaatggcaacacttcttcccaaccccaacctcgatctagcaccacggctcgcagcatatcctctaaggcttgaatcgttctctctgactgcccatcggtttgtgggtggaaggcagtactaaaattcaacttagtccccaactcgcgctgcaggctcgtccaaaatctagaagtaaatttagcatcgcgatcggatgtaattgtcgctggtactccatgcaagcgtataatctccCGCACATATATCTTAGCCAACTGGTTGGATCCATAGGTAGCACGAACCGGTACAAAAtgagcagatttggtgaggcgatctataatcacccaaatcacagtgtttcctcgctgggattttggcagtcctgtcacaaagtccattgcaatatgttcccacttccattctggaatctcaaggggttgcaatctcccatagggccgttggtgtagcgcctttacttgttgacatgctaggcatctctccacaaaagctgcaacatgctttttcataccgttccaccaaaattgcctcttcaagtcttgatacatcttggtGCTTCCTGGGTgtgcagcgtatggggtttcatgtgcttctctcatgatttcgatcctcaggccttcatccttaggcacacacaaccttcccttgtatgtgagaccattatccgctgcctcgtgaaagtttccgagttcacccgccctcacttctgagcgaatcttttctagtaacgtatcccgccgttgagcttccacaattctggctcttaagtcgggttccatcaccaacgtggctattattccttccacagtctcgggcattctcactacttccaaccgcatcttactgaactcttggattaaactctcctcgatagtaagaaaggtggccagctgagattgcgacttcctactaagagcatcggccactacgtttgcttttcccggatggtaatttataccacaatcgtagtccttcaccaactcgagccacctacgttggcgcatgttcaactccttttgctcaaagaagtactttagactcttatggtccgtatatatctcacaacggactccatagagatgatgtctccagatcttcagtgcatgtaccacggctgccagttcTAAGTCATGTGTAGGATA
This region includes:
- the LOC121745214 gene encoding T-complex protein 1 subunit zeta 1 yields the protein MSLKVLNPNAEVLNKSHALHMNINAAKGLQDVLKSNLGPKGTIKMLVGGAGDIKLTKDGNTLLKEMQIQSPTAIMIARTAVAQDETSGDGTTSTVIFIGELMKQSERYIDEGMHPRVLVDGFEIAKRATLQFLEKFKTPVVMGDEPDKEILKMVARTALRTKLYESLADQLTDIVVNAVLCIRKPEEPIDLFMVEIMHMRHKFDVDTRLVEGLVLDHGSRHPDMKRRAENCYILTCNVSLEYEKSEVNAGFFYSSAEQREAMVAAERRSVDERVQKIIDLKNKVCADNDSNFAVFNQKGIDPPSLDLLARAGIIALRRAKRRNMERLVLACGGEAVNSVDDLTPDCLGWAGLVNEHVLGEEKYTFVENVKNPHSCTILIKGPNDHTIAQIKDAVRDGLRAVKNTIEDEAIVLGAGAFEVAARQYLVNEVKKTVKGRAQLGVEAFADALLVVPKILAENSGLDTQDVIIELTGEHDKGNVVGLNLHTGEPIDPQLAGIFDNYSVKRQLINSGPVIASQLLLVDEVIRAGRNMRKPS